One Watersipora subatra chromosome 4, tzWatSuba1.1, whole genome shotgun sequence genomic window carries:
- the LOC137394477 gene encoding uncharacterized protein, translated as MEDVNTTASSTSSTQRNSTSILVTTSLTQSNGTSIPITTSLSQSNGTSTMSTTLSTQSNSTPTLSTTPSTQSNSTSIIDTLFLTQSSITSAPSTTASTQSNNTSTLNTLFLTQSNSTSAPSATTSTQSNSTSTLNTLFLTQSNITFAPSTTSSTQSNSTSTITTLFLTRSNITFAPRTTSSTRSNNTSTFNTSFLTRSNITSALRTTSSTQSNSTSTLNTTSVTQRTNISTQGSRASTNPSSYFLKSATPFYNQTCASNVSSTRTPGQNTTLVNSEAAPYTIISASNKPWMSTSGLGKYIQLSEVLVDLRDPGTHWAALSTKQSSLEGCSYQCVSIDTCVGLCYRSLSSQCRLLTQFVVLPQSDRQRGSKIQCFSPFSG; from the coding sequence ATGGAAGATGTTAATACCACTGCCTCCAGCACTTCTTCGACACAACGCAACAGCACCTCCATCCTGGTTACAACATCTTTGACCCAAAGCAATGGCACCTCCATCCCAATTACAACATCTTTGTCCCAAAGCAATGGCACCTCCACAATGAGTACAACACTTTCTACTCAAAGCAACAGTACCCCCACACTGAGTACAACACCGTCTACCCAAAGCAACAGTACCTCCATCATCGATACATTATTTTTGACCCAAAGCAGTATCACCTCTGCCCCGAGTACGACAGCTTCCACTCAAAGCAACAATACCTCTACCCTTAATACATTATTTTTGACCCAAAGCAACAGCACCTCTGCCCCGAGTGCGACAACTTCCACTCAAAGCAACAGTACCTCCACCCTTAATACATTATTTTTGACCCAAAGCAACATCACCTTTGCCCCTAGTACAACTTCTTCCACTCAAAGCAACAGTACCTCCACCATTACTACATTATTTTTGACACGAAGCAACATTACCTTTGCCCCGAGAACGACATCTTCCACCCGAAGCAACAATACATCCACTTTTAATACATCATTTTTGACCCGAAGCAACATCACCTCTGCCCTGCGTACAACATCTTCCACTCAAAGCAACAGTACCTCCACACTTAATACGACATCTGTGACCCAACGCACAAACATTTCTACTCAAGGCTCAAGGGCATCTACGAATCCATCGAGTTATTTTCTCAAAAGCGCAACTCCTTTCTACAATCAAACATGTGCCAGCAATGTTAGCAGCACTCGAACTCCAGGTCAAAACACAACATTAGTAAATAGTGAAGCTGCTCCTTACACCATTATAAGTGCCTCCAACAAACCTTGGATGTCAACGAGTGGTCTGGGTAAATATATTCAGCTCTCAGAAGTTCTAGTTGACCTTAGGGACCCCGGAACTCATTGGGCTGCGCTGTCGACCAAGCAAAGCAGCTTGGAAGGATGTAGCTACCAGTGCGTCTCTATCGATACTTGCGTTGGGTTATGTTACCGGTCTTTGTCTAGCCAATGTCGGTTGCTCACTCAGTTTGTCGTTCTGCCCCAAAGTGATAGACAAcgaggcagtaaaatccaatgTTTCTCTCCCTTCTCTGGGTAG